The following are encoded together in the Pseudodesulfovibrio indicus genome:
- a CDS encoding aminopeptidase encodes MFTNDELKKYAETLWWGLSTARTKPYVPGDFVLLRFDTDTLPLAEAVFDMLVEKGINPVPRQNLTSNMELSFYGKSGEEQLTAIPAGDKEFIGGLNGLISLIAPASLTHLQAVDSRRIGKAAVARKFMRDIMEKREQSGDFGWTLCVYPTPALAEAAGLSMDEFKAQVVKACYLDDDNPPARWNEIFDEAQKVKAWLNAMDIEHLRIQSEDTDLIVTPGEQRRWLGVSGHNIPSFEIFLSPDWRGTEGVYYADQPSFRSGNFVEGVRLTFEKGVAVKTEAKTGGDFVAKQLTLDEGANRLGEFSLTDRRFSKINAFMANTLFDENFGGPQGNCHVAVGASYADTFSGDQSTLDDALKKDLGFNDSALHWDLVNTQQKTVTATLKGGAETVIYKDGEFQYE; translated from the coding sequence ATGTTCACCAACGACGAATTGAAAAAATACGCCGAGACCCTGTGGTGGGGACTGTCCACCGCGCGGACCAAGCCCTACGTCCCCGGCGACTTCGTGCTGCTGCGGTTCGACACCGACACCCTGCCCCTGGCCGAGGCCGTGTTCGACATGCTGGTCGAGAAGGGCATCAACCCGGTGCCCCGCCAGAACCTGACCTCCAACATGGAATTGTCCTTCTACGGCAAGAGCGGCGAGGAGCAGCTCACGGCCATCCCGGCGGGCGACAAGGAGTTCATCGGCGGCCTCAACGGCCTGATTTCGCTCATCGCCCCGGCCTCCCTGACCCACCTCCAGGCCGTGGACTCCCGGCGCATCGGCAAGGCCGCCGTGGCCCGCAAGTTCATGCGCGACATCATGGAAAAGCGCGAGCAGTCCGGCGACTTCGGCTGGACCCTGTGCGTCTACCCCACCCCGGCCCTGGCCGAGGCCGCGGGGCTGTCCATGGACGAGTTCAAGGCGCAGGTGGTCAAGGCCTGCTACCTCGACGACGACAACCCGCCCGCCCGCTGGAACGAAATCTTCGACGAAGCCCAGAAGGTCAAGGCGTGGCTCAACGCCATGGACATCGAGCACCTGCGCATCCAGTCCGAGGACACCGACCTGATCGTCACCCCGGGCGAACAGCGCCGCTGGCTCGGCGTGTCCGGCCACAACATCCCGTCCTTCGAGATATTCCTCTCCCCGGACTGGCGCGGCACCGAGGGCGTCTACTACGCCGACCAGCCCTCCTTCCGCTCCGGCAACTTCGTGGAGGGCGTGCGGTTGACCTTCGAAAAGGGCGTGGCCGTCAAGACCGAGGCCAAGACCGGCGGCGACTTCGTGGCCAAGCAGCTGACCCTGGACGAGGGCGCCAACCGGCTGGGCGAGTTCTCCCTGACCGACCGCCGCTTCTCCAAGATCAACGCCTTCATGGCCAACACCCTGTTCGACGAGAACTTCGGCGGCCCCCAGGGCAACTGCCACGTGGCCGTGGGCGCGTCCTACGCCGACACCTTCTCCGGCGACCAGTCCACCCTGGACGACGCCCTGAAAAAGGACCTCGGCTTCAACGACTCGGCCCTGCACTGGGACCTGGTCAACACCCAGCAGAAGACCGTCACCGCCACCCTCAAGGGCGGCGCGGAGACCGTCATCTACAAGGACGGCGAATTCCAGTACGAATAG
- a CDS encoding ferredoxin, protein MGYTITIDTDKCTGDGECVDVCPVEVYELQDGKAVAVNEDECLGCESCVEVCENDAITVEEN, encoded by the coding sequence ATGGGCTACACTATCACTATCGACACCGACAAGTGCACCGGCGACGGCGAATGCGTGGACGTTTGCCCGGTTGAAGTTTACGAGCTTCAGGACGGCAAAGCCGTTGCGGTCAACGAAGACGAATGTCTCGGTTGTGAGTCCTGCGTCGAGGTCTGTGAGAACGACGCCATCACCGTCGAAGAAAACTAG
- a CDS encoding YkgJ family cysteine cluster protein, translated as MALDFTEYFQKYEAIVAEVDAVFKKFETEMPDLVKCGKGCSDCCYALFDVTLVEGMYLNAKFNEKFSGLERSEILARADKADRLIHKLKRKVYKASQEGRPVNEILMEVARARVRCPMLGDDDLCSIYENRPITCRLYGVPTSIGGEAHTCNKAGFKGGEKYPTVNMDIILDRLLGIGKELQKGIGSRFKELGDMLLPVSMAIVTDYDEGYLGVGEVKSVLNPPEAKKKAFEETFATAPQSEACKSCSEKSESACKSCGESIVLGGGEE; from the coding sequence ATGGCCCTTGATTTTACCGAGTATTTCCAAAAATACGAAGCCATCGTGGCCGAAGTCGACGCCGTCTTCAAGAAGTTCGAGACCGAGATGCCGGACCTGGTGAAGTGCGGCAAGGGATGCAGCGACTGCTGCTACGCCCTTTTTGACGTCACCCTGGTCGAGGGCATGTACCTCAACGCCAAGTTCAACGAGAAATTTTCCGGCCTGGAGCGTTCCGAGATTCTCGCCCGGGCCGACAAGGCCGACCGCCTCATCCACAAGCTCAAGCGCAAGGTCTACAAGGCCAGCCAGGAAGGGCGCCCGGTCAACGAGATCCTGATGGAAGTGGCCAGGGCGCGGGTGCGCTGTCCCATGCTCGGCGACGACGATCTCTGCTCCATCTACGAGAACCGGCCCATCACCTGCCGCCTCTACGGCGTGCCCACCTCCATCGGCGGCGAAGCCCACACCTGCAACAAGGCGGGCTTCAAGGGCGGCGAAAAATACCCCACCGTGAACATGGACATCATCCTCGACCGGCTGCTCGGCATCGGCAAGGAGCTGCAGAAGGGCATCGGCTCCCGGTTCAAGGAGCTGGGCGACATGCTGCTGCCGGTCTCCATGGCCATCGTCACCGACTACGACGAGGGCTATCTGGGCGTGGGCGAGGTCAAGTCCGTGCTCAACCCGCCCGAGGCCAAGAAGAAGGCGTTCGAGGAGACCTTTGCCACGGCTCCCCAGTCCGAGGCGTGCAAGTCCTGCTCCGAGAAGTCCGAGTCCGCGTGCAAGAGCTGCGGCGAATCCATCGTCCTGGGCGGCGGGGAAGAGTAA
- a CDS encoding tetratricopeptide repeat protein, translated as MEHFDNIDDYIADLKAKLRDNPTCGNTHYNLGVAYLSRRDFMEAEREFLDAVAHSPRMAEGYVQLGGIALQRGDLDSCLSYNIQATQQRPFFSVPWGNIGFIYMQKGDLDKAHQTLKKALKLDPDFAQAQATMSSVLIAMGEYEDADQLLKGLLEKHTHFGPAWNNKAIIEARRENWAEAATCIAKAEESGFEVPEEFKAEVQAQGGK; from the coding sequence ATGGAACATTTCGACAATATCGATGACTACATTGCCGATCTCAAGGCCAAGCTGCGCGACAACCCGACCTGCGGCAACACCCACTACAATCTGGGCGTGGCCTACCTCTCCCGGCGCGACTTCATGGAGGCCGAGCGCGAGTTTCTCGACGCCGTGGCCCATTCCCCGCGCATGGCCGAGGGCTATGTGCAGCTGGGCGGCATCGCCTTGCAGCGCGGCGACCTGGACTCCTGCCTGAGCTACAACATCCAGGCCACCCAGCAGCGCCCGTTCTTCTCCGTGCCCTGGGGCAACATCGGGTTCATCTACATGCAGAAGGGCGACCTGGACAAGGCGCACCAGACCCTCAAGAAGGCCCTGAAGCTCGACCCCGACTTCGCCCAGGCCCAGGCCACCATGTCCTCCGTGCTCATCGCCATGGGCGAATACGAGGACGCTGACCAGCTGCTCAAGGGGCTGCTGGAGAAACACACCCATTTCGGCCCCGCCTGGAACAACAAGGCGATCATCGAGGCCCGCCGCGAGAACTGGGCCGAGGCCGCGACCTGCATCGCCAAGGCCGAGGAGTCCGGCTTCGAGGTTCCCGAGGAGTTCAAGGCCGAGGTCCAGGCCCAGGGCGGGAAATAA
- a CDS encoding DVU0298 family protein, translating into MSRFRSVKKSLRDLLGGDDWQDRLAELDEYAPGELVPPLLNLRLDRSEAVRWRSVTAFGLTAGRLAEASMERARVLMRTLMWYMNEESGNLGWSIPNFMAEAMVHSERIAKEFHKILASYIFCDEECDGNFLDHPELRRDVYWGLARLAESRPELVAPSERFLLIGLDDPDAYNRAYAARVLGLLRAAAARDRLQALTDDPAEIRTYLHRELVDTTVGEMAREALAALE; encoded by the coding sequence ATGTCCCGATTCCGCAGCGTGAAGAAGAGCCTCCGCGACCTCCTGGGCGGGGATGACTGGCAGGACCGGCTGGCCGAGCTGGACGAGTACGCGCCCGGCGAGCTGGTGCCGCCGCTCCTGAACCTCCGCCTGGACCGCAGCGAGGCGGTCCGCTGGCGTTCGGTCACGGCCTTCGGCCTGACCGCCGGGCGGCTGGCCGAGGCATCCATGGAGCGCGCCCGCGTGCTCATGCGCACCCTCATGTGGTACATGAACGAGGAGTCCGGCAACCTGGGCTGGTCCATCCCCAACTTCATGGCCGAGGCCATGGTTCACAGCGAACGGATCGCCAAGGAGTTCCACAAGATCCTGGCCTCCTACATCTTCTGCGACGAGGAGTGCGACGGCAACTTCCTGGACCACCCGGAGCTGCGCCGCGACGTCTACTGGGGGTTGGCCCGGTTGGCCGAGTCCCGGCCCGAACTGGTGGCCCCCTCGGAGCGGTTCCTGCTCATCGGCCTGGACGACCCCGACGCCTACAACCGCGCCTACGCCGCCCGCGTGCTCGGCCTGCTCAGGGCGGCCGCCGCCCGCGACCGGCTCCAGGCCCTCACGGACGACCCCGCCGAAATCCGCACCTATCTCCACCGCGAACTGGTGGACACCACGGTGGGCGAAATGGCCCGCGAGGCCCTGGCCGCGCTGGAATAG
- a CDS encoding VOC family protein: MLPIDVSPTVTVDDLGPAREFYTTHLQGRLVFDCGWYIGLEFGKGGPTMHFMQRRTPDEPVYQGGLTCNLRLENAAKVEAAHQRVAEAGLPLLMPLEDHPWGDRGFCTLDPYGVALYVYVDIEPIEEFKQYFL; encoded by the coding sequence ATGCTGCCGATAGACGTTTCCCCCACCGTGACCGTGGACGACCTGGGTCCGGCCCGCGAATTCTACACCACCCACCTGCAGGGACGCCTGGTCTTCGACTGCGGCTGGTACATCGGCCTGGAGTTCGGCAAGGGCGGCCCGACCATGCACTTCATGCAGCGCCGGACCCCGGACGAACCCGTGTACCAGGGAGGGTTGACCTGCAACCTCAGGCTCGAAAACGCGGCCAAAGTCGAGGCGGCCCACCAGCGCGTCGCCGAGGCGGGCCTGCCCCTGCTCATGCCCCTTGAGGACCACCCCTGGGGCGACCGCGGCTTCTGCACCCTCGACCCCTACGGCGTGGCCCTCTACGTCTACGTGGACATCGAGCCGATCGAGGAGTTCAAGCAGTACTTTCTGTAG
- a CDS encoding NYN domain-containing protein — protein sequence MPNTLPEQQIALFIDADNAPAKAIEFILTDLAKYGSLAIRRAYGNWKNECLKGWEECLFDKAIQPIQQFDMTKGKNATDMAMTIDAMDILYQKNIGVFGLVSSDCDFAPLATRLRAEGKTVVGYGARRTPEAFTNACTMFSYIDEEPTDKPEKPNRPVDGNSLKGDARLMNLLRSAIDAYAEDDGWANMSQIGQHIRNQSSFDPRNYGYKGLGNLLEAIDLFEVKPIGNGHKIVRDKKRKK from the coding sequence ATGCCCAACACGCTCCCCGAACAGCAGATCGCGCTCTTCATCGATGCCGACAACGCCCCTGCCAAGGCCATAGAATTCATCCTGACCGACCTTGCCAAATACGGCTCCCTGGCCATCCGCCGGGCCTACGGCAACTGGAAGAACGAATGCCTCAAGGGTTGGGAGGAATGTCTCTTCGACAAGGCCATCCAGCCCATCCAGCAATTCGACATGACCAAGGGCAAGAACGCCACGGACATGGCCATGACCATCGACGCCATGGACATTCTCTACCAGAAGAACATCGGCGTCTTCGGCCTGGTCTCCTCGGACTGCGATTTCGCGCCCCTTGCCACCCGGCTGCGCGCCGAGGGCAAGACCGTGGTCGGCTACGGCGCCCGCCGCACGCCAGAGGCGTTCACCAACGCCTGCACCATGTTCTCCTACATAGACGAGGAACCCACGGACAAACCGGAAAAACCCAACAGACCCGTCGACGGCAACAGCCTCAAGGGCGACGCCCGGCTCATGAACCTCCTGCGCAGCGCCATCGATGCGTACGCCGAGGACGACGGCTGGGCGAACATGTCCCAAATCGGCCAGCATATCCGAAACCAATCCTCCTTCGACCCCAGGAACTACGGCTACAAGGGGCTCGGCAACCTGCTTGAGGCCATCGACCTGTTCGAAGTGAAGCCCATTGGAAACGGCCACAAGATCGTCCGCGACAAGAAGCGAAAGAAATGA
- the thrS gene encoding threonine--tRNA ligase, with product MQIDVSGKQVEVASGAVCADALKEGLSKKQFKNVVAARCGETVVDLSTPIAETCTTIGPVFADSEEGLHVIRHSAAHLMAEAVKKLFPSAKVTIGPAITDGFYYDFDYERPFTPEDLEAIEKEMLSSVGSDKEFKRTVMTKGEAKQLFESMGETYKPEIMDDLGGDEFSIYTHGDFADLCRGPHVARTGQIKAFKLLSVAGAYWRGDEKNKQLQRIYGTAWQDPKALKKHLTRLEEAKKRDHRKLGKQLDLFSFSEEIGPGMSLWHPRGMLLRAILEDFERKEHLKRGYQLVQGPIILKRELWEKSGHYDNYRENMYFTEIDEQAYGIKPMNCLSHMIIYKRKIMSYRDLPQRYFELGVVHRHEKSGVLHGLMRVRTFTQDDAHLICRPDQVESEILDLIKFYQDIYALFDYEFDVELSTRPEKSIGSDADWELATEGLRQALDKSGMPYAINEGDGAFYGPKIDFHLRDSIGRSWQCGTIQVDFTLPERFDIVYVGEDGERHRPVMIHRAMLGSIERFIGVLTEHCAGAYPVWLAPVQARLLNVTDAQADFMKKAEAFLVSQGIRVESDSRNEKLGYKIREAQVEKIPYMLVIGDKEVEAGCVNIRSRDGEDPGMVTLEEAARLIKEAATAPFKAGGMSYSFSG from the coding sequence GTGCAGATTGATGTCTCCGGCAAACAGGTTGAAGTGGCCAGCGGCGCGGTGTGCGCCGACGCCCTCAAGGAAGGGCTGTCCAAGAAGCAGTTCAAGAACGTTGTCGCCGCCCGCTGCGGCGAGACCGTCGTGGACCTCTCCACTCCCATCGCCGAGACCTGCACTACCATCGGGCCCGTCTTCGCCGACAGCGAGGAAGGGCTCCACGTCATCCGCCACTCCGCCGCCCACCTCATGGCCGAGGCCGTGAAGAAGCTGTTCCCCTCCGCCAAGGTGACCATCGGCCCGGCCATCACCGACGGGTTCTACTACGATTTCGACTACGAGCGCCCCTTCACTCCCGAAGATCTCGAAGCCATCGAGAAGGAGATGCTCTCCTCGGTCGGTTCGGACAAGGAGTTCAAGCGCACGGTCATGACCAAGGGTGAGGCCAAGCAGCTCTTCGAGTCCATGGGCGAGACCTACAAGCCCGAGATCATGGACGACCTGGGCGGCGACGAATTTTCCATCTACACCCACGGCGACTTCGCCGACCTGTGCCGCGGCCCGCACGTGGCGCGCACAGGCCAGATCAAGGCGTTCAAGCTGCTCTCCGTGGCCGGCGCATACTGGCGCGGCGACGAGAAGAACAAGCAGTTGCAGCGCATCTACGGCACCGCCTGGCAGGACCCCAAGGCGCTCAAGAAGCACCTCACCCGGCTGGAGGAGGCCAAGAAGCGCGACCACCGCAAGCTGGGCAAGCAGCTGGACCTCTTCTCCTTCAGCGAGGAGATCGGCCCGGGCATGTCCCTGTGGCATCCGCGCGGCATGCTCCTGCGCGCCATCCTCGAGGACTTCGAGCGCAAGGAGCACCTCAAGCGCGGCTACCAGCTGGTCCAGGGCCCGATCATTCTCAAGCGCGAGCTGTGGGAGAAGTCCGGCCACTACGACAACTACCGTGAGAACATGTACTTCACGGAGATCGACGAACAGGCCTACGGCATCAAGCCCATGAACTGCCTGTCGCACATGATCATCTATAAGAGAAAGATCATGAGCTACCGCGACCTGCCCCAGCGCTACTTCGAGCTGGGCGTGGTCCACCGCCACGAGAAATCCGGCGTGCTCCACGGGCTGATGCGCGTGCGCACCTTCACCCAGGACGACGCGCACCTCATCTGCCGTCCTGACCAGGTGGAGAGCGAGATCCTCGATCTGATCAAATTCTACCAGGACATCTACGCCCTGTTCGACTACGAATTCGACGTGGAGCTGTCCACCCGGCCGGAGAAGTCCATCGGTTCCGACGCCGACTGGGAGCTGGCCACCGAAGGGCTGCGCCAGGCCCTCGACAAGTCGGGCATGCCGTACGCCATCAACGAAGGCGACGGCGCGTTTTACGGCCCGAAGATCGATTTCCACCTCCGCGATTCCATCGGAAGATCCTGGCAATGCGGTACGATTCAGGTGGATTTCACCTTGCCAGAGCGGTTTGACATAGTATATGTCGGCGAGGACGGTGAGAGGCACCGGCCCGTGATGATCCATCGCGCCATGCTCGGCTCCATCGAACGCTTCATCGGCGTCTTGACGGAGCACTGTGCAGGTGCGTATCCTGTCTGGCTTGCCCCCGTCCAGGCGCGTCTCCTGAACGTGACCGACGCGCAGGCTGATTTTATGAAGAAAGCCGAGGCCTTCCTTGTTTCGCAGGGCATCCGGGTAGAATCGGATTCCCGCAACGAGAAGCTCGGATACAAGATTCGGGAAGCTCAAGTTGAGAAAATCCCGTATATGTTGGTAATCGGTGACAAAGAGGTTGAGGCCGGGTGCGTCAATATTCGTTCACGAGACGGAGAAGACCCCGGGATGGTGACACTGGAGGAAGCTGCGCGGCTGATCAAAGAGGCTGCAACGGCGCCCTTCAAAGCAGGAGGAATGAGCTATAGCTTTTCGGGGTAA
- the infC gene encoding translation initiation factor IF-3, whose protein sequence is MRRDQKREDLVRRNERIRIPKVRVVDEDGEQLGVLATRDALERAREKGLDLVEVAPNADPPVCKIMDYGKFKYQQQKKLQEAKKKQTVIKIKEVKFRPKTDEHDYQTKLKQIVKFLEGGDRCKVTIFFRGREIVHKDRGLLMLERVVEDTQDMAKVESRPVAEGRTMTMMLAPVKK, encoded by the coding sequence ATGCGCCGGGACCAGAAGAGGGAAGACCTGGTCCGGCGGAACGAAAGAATCCGCATCCCCAAGGTGCGGGTCGTGGATGAAGACGGCGAGCAGCTGGGTGTTCTGGCAACCAGGGACGCGCTTGAGCGCGCTCGGGAAAAAGGGCTTGATCTTGTGGAGGTCGCGCCCAACGCCGACCCGCCCGTCTGCAAGATCATGGATTACGGCAAATTCAAGTACCAGCAGCAGAAGAAGCTGCAGGAAGCGAAGAAGAAGCAGACCGTAATCAAGATCAAGGAAGTCAAATTCCGGCCCAAGACCGACGAGCACGATTACCAAACCAAGCTCAAACAAATTGTAAAGTTCCTGGAAGGTGGGGACCGCTGCAAGGTGACCATCTTCTTCCGGGGACGGGAAATCGTCCACAAGGACCGCGGGCTGCTGATGCTCGAGAGGGTCGTGGAGGATACTCAGGATATGGCCAAAGTCGAGAGCAGGCCCGTTGCCGAAGGACGGACCATGACAATGATGCTTGCTCCCGTGAAAAAATAG
- the rpmI gene encoding 50S ribosomal protein L35 → MPKIKTRRAAAKRFSQTASGKFKRRRKNLRHILTKKNAKRKRRLGQSTTVDSTNMKAVRRQLPNG, encoded by the coding sequence ATGCCCAAGATCAAAACCCGCCGTGCAGCCGCCAAGCGGTTTTCGCAGACCGCATCCGGCAAGTTCAAGCGCCGCCGCAAGAATCTCCGGCACATTCTGACCAAGAAGAATGCCAAGAGAAAGCGTCGCCTGGGGCAGTCCACCACCGTGGACTCCACCAACATGAAGGCTGTCCGCCGTCAGTTGCCCAACGGCTAG
- the rplT gene encoding 50S ribosomal protein L20 produces MRVKRGVAAKRRHNKYLKMAKGYRGAGSRLYRTARERVEKALCHAFKDRKRKKREFRKLWIMRINAAARINGMSYSRLMNGLKKAGIDLNRKVLADMAVRDPQVFAKIAEAAKAKVS; encoded by the coding sequence ATGAGAGTAAAGCGTGGTGTTGCCGCCAAGCGGCGTCACAATAAATATCTGAAGATGGCCAAGGGTTACCGCGGCGCCGGTTCCCGCCTGTACCGCACCGCTCGCGAGCGCGTTGAAAAGGCCCTGTGCCATGCCTTCAAGGACCGCAAGCGCAAGAAGCGCGAGTTCCGCAAGCTGTGGATCATGCGCATCAACGCTGCCGCCCGCATCAACGGCATGTCCTACAGCCGCCTGATGAATGGCCTGAAGAAGGCCGGCATCGACCTGAACCGCAAGGTCCTGGCCGACATGGCCGTGCGTGATCCTCAGGTGTTCGCCAAGATCGCAGAGGCAGCCAAGGCCAAAGTGAGCTAA
- the pheS gene encoding phenylalanine--tRNA ligase subunit alpha: MSSELKSFLEGLDSLALDCASRKGQACSLKELEELRIEFLGRKGKLAQIMGRLGALDNSDKPAAGKKANEVKQTVTGLIDSWEAELLAAEHGEALSRFDPSMPGRRPWAGSLHPVTLVMDEVTSILVGLGFEHAAGPEVENDWHNFEALNMPPDHPARDMQDTLYVSDNIVLRTHTSGMQIRSMLQNKPPLAVIAPGKVYRRDSDLTHTPMFHQIEGLLVDKNVSMGDLRGTLTVFVRQVFGPSTEVRFRPSFFPFTEPSAEVDISCVMCGGKGEADGKPCRVCKGTGWVEILGCGMIDPNVFKQVGYDPEVYTGFAFGVGIERMAMLKYGIDDLRMFFENDVRFLEQFA, translated from the coding sequence GTGAGTAGTGAATTGAAGTCCTTCCTGGAAGGACTCGACAGCCTGGCCCTGGATTGCGCTTCGCGCAAGGGCCAGGCTTGTTCGTTAAAGGAACTGGAGGAACTCCGCATCGAGTTCCTGGGCCGCAAGGGCAAGCTTGCACAGATCATGGGCCGCCTCGGCGCCCTGGACAACTCCGACAAGCCCGCCGCGGGCAAGAAGGCCAACGAGGTCAAGCAGACCGTCACCGGCCTGATCGACTCGTGGGAGGCCGAGCTGCTCGCCGCCGAACACGGCGAGGCCCTGTCGCGCTTCGATCCCTCCATGCCGGGACGCAGGCCGTGGGCCGGTTCCCTGCATCCGGTGACCCTGGTCATGGACGAGGTCACGTCCATCCTGGTCGGCCTCGGTTTCGAGCACGCCGCCGGGCCGGAAGTGGAGAACGACTGGCACAACTTCGAGGCGCTGAACATGCCGCCGGACCACCCGGCCCGCGACATGCAGGACACCCTGTACGTCTCGGACAACATCGTGCTGCGGACCCACACCTCGGGCATGCAGATCCGGTCCATGCTCCAGAACAAGCCGCCGCTGGCGGTCATCGCGCCGGGCAAGGTCTACCGCCGCGACTCCGACCTGACCCACACCCCCATGTTCCACCAGATCGAGGGGCTGCTGGTCGACAAGAACGTGTCCATGGGCGACCTGCGCGGCACCCTGACCGTGTTCGTGCGCCAGGTCTTCGGTCCCAGCACCGAGGTCCGGTTCCGGCCGAGCTTCTTCCCGTTCACCGAGCCGTCCGCCGAGGTGGACATCTCCTGCGTGATGTGCGGGGGCAAGGGCGAGGCCGACGGCAAGCCGTGCCGCGTCTGCAAGGGGACCGGCTGGGTCGAGATCCTGGGCTGCGGTATGATCGATCCCAACGTGTTCAAGCAGGTGGGCTACGACCCGGAAGTCTACACGGGCTTCGCCTTCGGCGTCGGCATCGAGCGCATGGCCATGCTCAAGTACGGCATCGACGACCTGCGCATGTTCTTCGAGAACGACGTCCGTTTCCTGGAACAGTTCGCCTAG